The DNA window CTGTAGGCAACGGCGCAGCCGACGACGCCTCCGCCGATGACGATGGCGTCGCTCTCGTCGTCCACAGCTCTACTATGCCCCTGCTGCCCGAGGGCGTCCAGGCGCAGGCCGGCGCCCGTTTACCCCTTGCTGGGCCGTTGCTAGAATGGGGCCAAGCTGCCCCAAAAGGGCCGAACACCTATCGGGAGCCGACACATGCGCTGGGGCATCACATTGCCGCTGGAAGGCATCCCTCTCTCCGCCCACCGCGAGGTGGTCCAGGAGCTGGAGTCCCTGGGCTATACCGATGCCTGGACGGCGGAGGTGGACGGTGCCGACGCCTTCGTGCCCGCCGCGGCTGCCCTGTGTTGGGGCAGCAGACTGCGCGTGGGGACGGCCATCGCCAACATCTACACTCGCGGGCCGGCCGTCCTGGCCCAGACTGCCATGGCCATGTCTGAGCTGGCGCCGGGCCGCTTCTGTCTGGGCATCGGCGTCAGCACCCAGGTCATCGTCGAGCGGTGGAACGGCCGCAGGATGGAGCGCCCGCTGGCCTACATGCGGGAGACGGTAGCCTTCCTGCGCCGGGTGATGACGGGCGAGCGAGGCAGCAGCGAGCTTCTGGGCGTGCAGGGGTTCCGGCTTTCGCGGAGGCTGGCCGATCCGCCTCCCATCTTCGTGGCCGCTCTCAGGGAGGGCATGCTGCGTCTGGCGGGAGAGGTGGCCGACGGGGTCATCATCAACTGGCTGGCCCCCGGGGACGTGCCCAAGGTGGTGGCGGCTGCCAAGGAGGGCGCTCGCCGGGCGGGACGCGACCCGGAGGCGCTGGAGGTGGTGTGCCGCATATTCGTCCTGCCGCCCCTGCCCGATGCCGTGGTGAGGCTGGTGGGCAGGCGTCTGGCAGTGGTGTATCTGACCTCGCCTGTCTACGCCGCCTTCCACCAGTGGTTGGGCAGGGGGGAGAGCATCCGTCCGATGCTGGAGGCATGGCAGGCGGGAGACCGGCAAACGGCGGCGGAGCTGGTGCCCGACAGCCTGCTGGAAGAGCTGCTCGTGTTCGGCTCCCCTCAGGAGTGCATGGACAAGCTGGAGTCCTACTGTCGCAACGGAGTGACGGTGCCGGTGCTCCAGCCCA is part of the Dehalococcoidia bacterium genome and encodes:
- a CDS encoding LLM class F420-dependent oxidoreductase codes for the protein MRWGITLPLEGIPLSAHREVVQELESLGYTDAWTAEVDGADAFVPAAAALCWGSRLRVGTAIANIYTRGPAVLAQTAMAMSELAPGRFCLGIGVSTQVIVERWNGRRMERPLAYMRETVAFLRRVMTGERGSSELLGVQGFRLSRRLADPPPIFVAALREGMLRLAGEVADGVIINWLAPGDVPKVVAAAKEGARRAGRDPEALEVVCRIFVLPPLPDAVVRLVGRRLAVVYLTSPVYAAFHQWLGRGESIRPMLEAWQAGDRQTAAELVPDSLLEELLVFGSPQECMDKLESYCRNGVTVPVLQPIVPAEDPAQRAELTRGLLRELVRP